Proteins from a single region of Penaeus monodon isolate SGIC_2016 chromosome 12, NSTDA_Pmon_1, whole genome shotgun sequence:
- the LOC119579236 gene encoding stearoyl-CoA desaturase 5-like, which produces MAPQAPEQTKAPDLLEEEQPHHHHNLEEREIHIDLRKIYADLRNLDWSKVVWRNVTLFALLHIYSVYGLYLALFSVQWKTLVFSVVLYFMAALGITMGAHRLWSHRSFKASLPLRIVLAIFQTIAFQNDIYEWARDHRVHHKYSETDADPHNARRGFFFSHMGWLMYRKHPSVIARGKGLDLSDLQNDKVVMFQRKFYLPLVVTACFVLPTVIPWWYWDEHLANALMVAGFLRYTIVLHITWFVNSLAHWVGTKPYDKSIYPSQNPMVAYLALGEGWHNYHHVFPWDYRTAELGGLVNYNITSLVIDFCYKIGLASDLRTVTPAMIERRIQRTGDGSYQPPVATAK; this is translated from the coding sequence ATGGCCCCTCAGGCCCCCGAACAGACCAAGGCGCCGGACCTCCTGGAGGAGGAGCAGccgcatcaccaccacaacctcgAGGAGCGCGAAATTCATATAGATCTACGGAAAATTTACGCCGACCTTCGTAACCTGGACTGGTCCAAGGTGGTGTGGCGGAACGTGACGCTATTCGCCCTGCTGCACATTTACAGCGTGTACGGGCTGTACCTGGCGCTGTTCTCGGTGCAGTGGAAGACCCTCGTCTTCAGCGTGGTGCTGTACTTCATGGCGGCGCTCGGCATCACCATGGGCGCGCACCGCCTGTGGTCGCACCGCTCGTTCAAGGCGTCGCTGCCCCTCCGCATCGTGCTCGCCATCTTCCAGACGATCGCCTTCCAGAACGACATCTACGAGTGGGCGCGCGACCACCGCGTCCACCACAAGTACAGCGAGACGGACGCCGACCCGCACAACGCCCGCCGCGGCTTCTTCTTCTCGCACATGGGCTGGCTCATGTACCGCAAGCACCCGAGCGTCATCGCCAGGGGCAAGGGGCTCGACCTGTCCGACCTGCAGAACGACAAGGTGGTCATGTTCCAGCGCAAGTTCTACCTGCCGCTGGTGGTGACGGCGTGCTTCGTGCTGCCGACGGTGATCCCCTGGTGGTACTGGGACGAGCACCTGGCCAACGCCCTCATGGTGGCGGGCTTCCTGCGCTACACCATCGTGCTGCACATCACCTGGTTCGTGAACTCACTGGCGCACTGGGTGGGCACCAAGCCCTACGACAAGAGCATCTACCCGTCGCAGAACCCGATGGTGGCCTACCTGGCGCTCGGTGAGGGCTGGCACAACTACCACCACGTCTTCCCCTGGGACTACCGCACGGCCGAGCTCGGGGGCCTTGTCAACTACAACATCACCAGCCTCGTCATCGACTTCTGCTACAAGATCGGCCTCGCCTCCGACCTCAGGACCGTCACGCCCGCCATGATCGAGAGACGCATCCAGAGGACGGGCGACGGCTCCTACCAGCCGCCCGTGGCCACGGCGAAGTGA